A single genomic interval of Amblyomma americanum isolate KBUSLIRL-KWMA chromosome 11, ASM5285725v1, whole genome shotgun sequence harbors:
- the LOC144110337 gene encoding uncharacterized protein LOC144110337: MKAYLILALVVLGHLSQIQAAAMNSPKKTLEGGKELQKKIYDAVMNNSEDIIAAVRNMKSSMDNTGDETDEQFIGAVITAVVSTAAAAAVEAGVEAAIKRG; encoded by the exons ATGAAAGCCTACCTCATCTTGGCTCTCGTCGTCCTCGGACATCTGAGCC AAATCCAAGCCGCAGCTATGAACAGCCCAAAGAAAACTCTGGAAGGAGGCAAGgaactgcagaaaaaaatttacgACGCTGTCATGAACAACAGTGAAGATATCATTGCAGCCGTGAGAAACATGAAGAGCTCTATGGACAACACGGGCGACGAAACTGACGAGCAATTCATCGGAGCCGTGATAACAGCCGTGGTTTCTACTGCAGCCGCCGCCGCTGTGGAAGCTGGCGTAGAAGCTGCAATCAAACGTGGATGA
- the LOC144111481 gene encoding uncharacterized protein LOC144111481 — translation MKAYVILALVILGYLTQSHAAAMNSHKEPVEGLEEVQQKIYQAVMEKREDIIAAVKTLKSSTEDMGDETDEQFFQAVAIPVVTAVASGAAGAGVEGAIRCG, via the exons ATGAAAGCCTACGTCATCTTGGCCCTCGTCATCCTTGGATATTTGACCC AAAGCCATGCCGCAGCTATGAACAGTCATAAAGAACCTGTCGAAGGATTGGAGGAAGTGCAACAGAAAATCTACCAGGCTGTCATGGAGAAACGTGAAGATATCATTGCAGCCGTGAAGACCCTGAAGAGCTCGACAGAAGACATGGGCGACGAAACCGACGAGCAATTCTTTCAAGCGGTGGCAATTCCAGTGGTCACTGCAGTCGCAAGCGGCGCTGCGGGGGCTGGCGTAGAAGGGGCCATCAGATGCGGATAA